In Phoenix dactylifera cultivar Barhee BC4 unplaced genomic scaffold, palm_55x_up_171113_PBpolish2nd_filt_p 001154F, whole genome shotgun sequence, one genomic interval encodes:
- the LOC120108058 gene encoding uncharacterized protein LOC120108058 encodes MEYAVEGNEEEIQHPVAVHEHDSAAGNSATTEIPANSAALPTTTQAEVFLQTWANYHQDIEAHEAQVAAKKSVGDNSKTEAPTTLNRANLLDQDSKEEAAATLEVDSSKLTSPKGVQVSLFEDDNKERHAKKVCSQPNEVKASNKKEDAAAQLATASLEEAKQYEMAVAGGSNWGITGDMEDHIGATLSSSKLLTYDHGYKTNLLEKILTPQQQKIRELLQWFEFKLVYLPRGGMEEAKESDDGALKGAKSMMKGTTHEARWRDVQMINMEYEPFDNHHGIDRLEHIIQEELPLCSRKDWRKRKRWQVLIHWKRRPREGGSWEPYWRWPIIILEVKEIFQGGGNVADPSLPHRQDVNRGRLRALMVPKEGQTMAKVLCSPVHDKVWHRLAKAWPRLAGRARARALGAPRGRVGWRPRAGWCVGVRPCWCVRLWPGCCSGRAQGPARVVSWPRVAVAGRALLQWAQNLAQALG; translated from the coding sequence ATGGAGTACGCAGTGGAGGGTAATGAAGAAGAAATTCAGCATCCTGTGGCTGTGCACGAGCATGATTCTGCAGCTGGAAATTCTGCAACCACAGAAATTCCAGCAAATTCTGCAGCCCTCCCAACCACAACTCAAGCTGAGGTATTCCTCCAAACTTGGGCTAATTATCATCAAGATATAGAAGCTCATGAGGCCCAAGTTGCTGCAAAAAAATCTGTGGGTGACAACAGCAAAACAGAAGCCCCTACTACCCTCAACCGAGCCAATTTGTTGGACCAAGACAGCAAGGAAGAAGCTGCTGCAACTTTGGAAGTGGACAGCAGCAAATTGACATCTCCCAAGGGCGTTCAAGTGAGCTTATTTGAAGATGACAACAAGGAACGCCACGCTAAGAAAGTTTGCAGCCAACCCAATGAAGTGAAGGCAAGCAACAAGAAGGAAGATGCTGCAGCACAACTTGCAACAGCAAGTTTAGAAGAAGCAAAGCAATATGAGATGGCTGTTGCGGGAGGCTCAAATTGGGGAATAACTGGAGACATGGAGGATCACATTGGTGCCACACTTAGCAGCAGCAAGTTGTTGACGTATGACCATGGCTACAAAACCAACTTATTAGAGAAGATCCTAACTCCACAACAGCAGAAAATTAGGGAGTTGTTGCAGTGGTTTGAGTTCAAGCTTGTCTACCTCCCAAGGGGAGGAATGGAAGAAGCCAAAGAAAGTGATGATGGGGCACTTAAGGGTGCCAAAAGTATGATGAAGGGTACAACCCATGAAGCAAGGTGGAGGGATGTTCAAATGATAAACATGGAGTATGAGCCCTTCGACAACCACCATGGGATTGATCGGTTGGAGCACATCATCCAAGAAGAGCTTCCATTGTGCTCAAGAAAAGATTGGAGGAAACGAAAGAGATGGCAAGTGCTTATCCATTGGAAGAGAAGACCAAGAGAAGGAGGTTCGTGGGAGCCCTATTGGCGGTGGCCAATCATAATCCTTGAGGTCAAGGAAATTTTTCAAGGGGGAGGGAATGTTGCGGACCCAAGCCTGCCACACCGCCAAGACGTCAACCGTGGAAGACTTCGGGCCTTGATGGTACCAAAGGAGGGCCAAACCATGGCCAAAGTCTTGTGCTCGCCCGTGCATGACAAGGTGTGGCATAGGCTGGCCAAGGCTTGGCCTAGGTTGGCcgggcgggcgcgggcgcgGGCGCTGGGCGCGCCGCGCGGGCGCGTGGGCTGGAGGCCGCGCGCAGGCTGGTGCGTGGGCGTGCGCCCTTGCTGGTGCGTGCGCCTGTGGCCGGGCTGCTGCAGTGGGCGCGCGCAGGGGCCGGCGCGTGTCGTGAGCTGGCCGCGCGTTGCTGTGGCTGGCCGCGCGCTGCTGCAGTGGGCGCAGAACCTCGCGCAGGCGCTGGGCTAG